CGCAAATCCTCCTGACGCATACGGCAACCAATACATTCGACGGCAAGCGGATTTGCTTCCATGCGCTCATCACCGATGGGTTGTCCGCAGTTCTGGCAGATACCGTAGCGACCCTCCTCAAGTGCGACGAGGGCGTTTTCAACCTCATTGAGCCGTTGCTCAGTCAAACGCTGCAGCCCAAGGTCCTTGCCGCGTTCGAACAACTCCGACGCTACGTCTGCAGGATGGTTGTCGGCCATTGACAGTTCCCCAAGTTCATCACGCATCGCAGCATCAAGCCCGTATCGACCTGTCCGCGACGTCCTGTCTAAAAGTTCCTGTTTCATTTTGAGTAGGACATCTTTTACGTTTGCACTGTCTTTCACAGGCACCTCTCCTCTCGTGCCAAGACAAGGTGTTCATCATACAACGGTGCTTTGAAGTTTCTCCACTGCTGCTTTCATCGTCACTGCTGCGTGCTGCTTTCATCGTCACCGCTGCGGCAACTTTAACCCTTACAACCGTACGCCTTATGTTCCACTTTCGGTCACCACGTGATACGTTGGGATAACTGGAAACTGAAGTTCACGAGTCTGTCACGCCATCTTTCAACAATATCCTGTATCATAGATAGCAATTGACAATGGGGGAGAGAGAGGATTGCGCAGGCACCAAATCCAAGCCGTTGCCCTCATCCTCATGTGGATAGGGGCCGTCGAAGTCGTTGCTAGTTTTCTCGTACATTACTGGTTCGAGTACAATATCCCATATACATCGTTGTTTTTTCTGGCTCTCATGCTCGGGGTTGTAACGTATCTTGTCACTAGAATTGTGTGAATCCATGTCCACTAGAGCTATACAGGCGCGAAAGAGGAGGCCGGACCGGCCTCCTCTAGTACGTATCAGACTGTAGACGTAAACGCATGGAGCACGTTTGTTGAGACAGCTTGTTTCCGACGGCTAACGGTATCAGCCAAAAATGTACATAAGCCGCACATGTCCATTCGTTAAGGAATGACGGCCTCGTCAGCCTTCCTGCGACGCAAACTCTCTCGTGAACCCTTCACGCATCGGGCTCTCTGACCGGGTGCTCACCTCGCGGTCAAATTTGTCCCAGTCACCCGACTCAAGCATTTCCAGCTGCGCCTGAATGAGTGAGCGAAACCTCGCCCTGAAGATGGCGGCGTGTTTCTGAACTTCCTCCACTTCGAGAGCAATCTTACGAGATTTGTTCAACGCTTCGGAAACGATGCGATCAGCGTTCTTCTCCGCTTCCTTGATAATAAGCTGGGCTTCCTTACGCGCGTTGTTCTTTACTTCTTCTGCCGTCTCCTGAGCCACGATGATGGCCTTGCTCAAGCTCTCTTCAATGTTCGTGAAATGCCGAAGCTTCTCTTTGTGTTGCTCAACATCTTCTTCAAGGTCTTTGTTCTGACGAATCAAACTCTCATAGTCCTGAATCACACGTTCCAGAAAATCGTCGACTTCGTCTTCATCATAGCCGCGAAAAGAACGACTGAATTCCTTGTTGTGAATATCCAACGGGGATAATGGCATCCTCAAGCCCTCCTATCACAAACGCACATGGCAATTGTCTGTGCGATAAATCGACGTCATGCGGGATGGTTCTAATGTAAAATCGGGACAATCCCCAAACAATCGACAAAGCATGGCGGCAAACGCACAAAAGACCGACCAAACGTGGTAACGATTTCGACATATGACGGACATTTCCTGCTCAGGGTTTGGATTTTAGTATGCCCACCTCAACGCGCATCCGCCCTTTACGTGATTCGCCAACCTGTCCGAATACACGAATCCGTCCGAAGTGTCGCACTGAGATGATGTCGCCATCTGTCAGGCTCTCGTCCGGAGAGTCAATTTCACCGAAGTTGAGTGTGACATCACCGCTTGTGACGGCTTCCTTTGCCTTGGTTCGAGACCAGTGACAACAAGCTCCAATCAGAGCGTCAAGCCTTAGAGAAGCCAGACTTACATGCTCTCGTTCGTAACTTGGGCCATGAAAGACGGCTTCTTCAGTCATCGCCACAGAGATGGCGTGTTTGCCTGCCTGCAACCAGTTGGTTCGGAGAAATGGGACAATGTCTTCACAAACAGCGACCACAGCATTGCTGCCGCCTGTCTCAATGTCCCCGATTTTCCGCCTATCAATGCCTGTACCGAGAATCGAGCCAAGTACGGCGCCGTGACTGAGGCTCTCGTCCAAGGTAGACGCTTTAAGCAGAACCACCGCAAAATCATGGGGCTGCGGTTGCCAGTCGTCAGGCATGATGTAGGCGCGTTGTCTCTCCGAAACCTCGGCACCGCCGTACCCTCGGACGATACAGTTCATATGTCTCGCAACCGATTCAAGGATTTGAAACTCACGAGGAGTAAGAAAATCGGTTAACTTCCAGTTCATTTCACGGCGAACAAAGTCAACCCAATCCATGGCCCTGCGGTAGAACGGTTGTTCAGATGGCCGCAGCCAGTTGCTGCTTCTTGGCTCGTCAAGGCTCATCCGACAATCCTCATGGCGATAGTGTACAGGAGAGACAGGATGCCCCGCTCCACAAAAAAGTACACAATGATAGCCACCAAAAAGGCGATATCGAGCATGATTCCACCCAACTGAACGGGTGGGATAAACCGTCGAAAGATACGCAGGTAGGGATCCGATAAACGGTCCAGAATTTGTCCCAACTGCGTCGATGACAAATCTGGAATCCAGGAAATAATGGCCGTTGCAATCAGGACATAACCATAAACCGCTAAGATGGTACCTATAATCTGCAAAAGCACATTAACGCCGCCCATTCACTGGCCTCATTTCAGGTAGATTCCCGACTCCTTAGCCGCCCATGAGTTTCCGCCCTACGCGGATCATGGTCGCTCCTTCTTCAATTGCCCATTCAAAATCATCTGACATCCCCATCGACAGTTCGGTGAGGGAATTGATTCCGAGCGACTGCTGCAGGTCTTCGCGCAAAGCGGCTAAGCCCCGAAAGACGTCTCGCACAACTGGTTCCGAGGCCCCAGCCGGTGCCATCGTCATCAGACCGATGACATGGGTTCTGGAACACTTGAGAGAAGCTTCAAGTAAAGCCTTTACTTCTCCCGGGTCAGCGCCATACTTGGTTTCCTCACCGGAGACATTCACTTGAATCAGCGCCTTGATGTCGCTATCAAATCGCCTTGCCTGGTGTTCAATTTCCGATAGCAGCAAAGCCGAGTCAACAGAGTGGATAAAAGTAAAGTTTGGTACGATATACTTGGCCTTATTGCTCTGCAAGTGCCCGATAAAATGCCACGTCGCCTGTTTGGCTCGGGGATGCTCGAGCATGTCACGCGCGTGCTGCCAGCGGTTTTCGCCGAACTCACGCACGCCTGCGTCGAGCAAAAAATCGAGCGTAGGTGAATCCACTGTTTTCGTCACACCGATAATTCGAACTTCGTCAGGAGAACGGCTCGAACGCTCACAGGCAGAGGTAACCCGCGCTGACACGTCCATCCATCGTCGTTCAAAGTCAGCCTTGGTGTCCATTCCAACTCCCCCTCCTATCTAGTTCAACGGCAAGCACTCAAGTCCTCCCTGACTACGCTCCTGAACTGCAGGGCAACCACACAACTACACGCCATGACGCCACGAATTTGTGTTTTTGGAATCACAGGGCTTCAGGAACGAAGTCTTGCCTCTTCAGAGGAAGCGTCCTCTCTGCTCAGCCGTTTAGTCGAATCAAGCCCGACTGCCGGCCTGTTCGTCCATTTTCCGCGCGATGCGAAAATAGGACATCGGTGTGGCACGCAGTACATACACCTACATCGTCGATATTCGCTGTAGGTACTCCCATTTTTCTCAAGTCACTCTTAATGCATGCCTGCAGGCTGAGAAAATACTTTCCCGGTGCCTGAAAACGCGGAACAAGATACTGTGCGCCAAATTCTTCTCGAACAGGCTCAGCGACCTTGTCGTCAACCTCGTAGCAACACCGACGAATCGACGGGCCAATCGATACTTGCAAGTCTTTTGGCTCTGTATGATAGAGAAAGTTCATGTGAAGAATCACTTGTTGCACGATGTGCAGCGTTGTTCCTTTCCAACCGGAATGAGCAGCACCAATTGCGTGGTGCACCGGATCGTAGAAGAGGACGGGAACACAATCTGCAGTCAAGACCACCAGTGTCGTATCAGGTTCATTGGTCACGAGTGCATCACAGTCCGGTACAGGTAAGACATCAGCCAACGCACCTTGGCTCCGTTCGGCTTGGCCGACAACGGCTACACCATTGCCATGCACCTGCTTCGCAACCACCCATTCGTCAACAGGTCCAAAGCCACACTGCGCAACGTGAGTCCGGTTTTGAGCCACCTTTTGAGGGTCGTCGCCAACATGGAAACCAAGGTTTAACCCCTCAAACGGACTGTCACTAAACCCGCCTTGTCGAAAAGAATATCCAGCGGAGACAAACTTATCGACGAAAGCGGGTCTCAACCAGATGTCATCTTTCACTCTACTTCCAGTCCAGCGATGGAACAAAAAAACGCCTCCTCCGGATATGCTATCTAGAGCTTACGACAGAAGTCGGTCCCCAGGCAACGGCCGGAATCGGCATCGGTTGTGATTTGCACTGCTAGCCCGTTTAGTAGCCGCCTGTTCCTTTTTTTCCGGACTGTGGCGGTAGGTAGTAACCTGACTCACGTAGAGGTCGCAAATCGACAAGGATGACATCGGTGCCAATTTTGACAATCTGGTTCCACGGTACGACATAATCCTGTCCACCGCCAACCATGCCAAAAAACCGTCCTTGGGAAGGGATGACGAGTGCCGAAATCAGTCCGCTGTCCGTGTCTATCTCAAGGTCACCAATTGAGCCGAGGCGTTTCCCGTCGCCGACACTGACAACATCCTTTGACTGTAAGTCAGAAATGCGCATGATAGTGCCACCTCCACAGACTCCATTCTCCTCACAGTATATGACGAAGAAAATGGAACTTGCCGGGGGCCATCAACTTGGCAGAGACAGAATGCAGAGGGTGCTAGCTGACATGATAACTCAGGCATCACTTTGGACGTGTTTTTGCATTCTCTGAATGGCAGCTTTTTCGAGTCGAGACACCTGCGCTTGAGAGATACCTATCTCCTCCGCGACCTCCATCTGCGTCTTGCCTTCGAAGAACCTCATCGACAGAATCTTTTTTTCACGGTCATTCAACCGACGCATGGCTTCTCGAACTGCGATTTCTTCAACCCACGACTTGTCCAAATTCTTGTCGTCGTGAATCTGGTCCATCACGTAAATCGGATCGCCGCCATCATGATAGATGGGTTCAAAGAGTGACACAGGGTCCTGAATCGCGTCGAGCGCGAAGACAACGTCCTCTTTGGGCAGAGAGAGTTCTGAAGAAATTTCCTGAATCGTGGGTTCACGGAGATTCTGATTGGTCAATTGATCTCGAACTTGCAAGGCCTTATACGCGATATCTCGGAGCGACCGACTGACACGAATGGGGTTGTTGTCTCGTAGGTACCTGCGAATTTCGCCAATAATCATGGGTACAGCGTAAGTAGAAAAACGTACGTTCTGGCCGAGGTCAAAATTGTCAATTGCCTTCATTAAGCCGATGCAACCAACCTGAAACAGGTCATCCACGTATTCGCCGCGATTGTTGAAGCGCTGGATAACGGAGAGGACTAACCGCAGATTGCCATTCACCAGTTTCTCCCGGGAAGTAAGGTCACCTTCGTTTAAAGCTGTGAACAGTTCCCGCATTTCGGCGTTGGTTAACACCGGAAGCTGGGAGGTGTTCACGCCGCAAATCTCGACTTTGGTACGTTTCAATCTATGTTCCCCCCAAGGTGACTGACGATTTCAGCAATATTTGAGTCCATATCGCAAAATGTCGTCATCAGTATTTCCGTGGGGGGCAAAGTTATGCACGAAGACGAGCTTTATCCATCCTTTGGAGTGTCTCTTCGCGGCCCATAAGCGCTTTTTTGCCTCACCTTCTTTCGCGGTTTCGTACTGCAAAGTCGGGCTTACCTCGAAAATCAATTGCGCCCGGTGGGACATCGCTACTTGAGCCCAGAACAAGTCAACGCTGCAGCGAGACGCTCACACCATGCGGTTAAATTCCCTGCGGAGTCGTTTGATGATACGTTTCTCCAACCGTGAGATGTAAGACTGTGAAATTCCAAGCAGGTCAGCGACGTCTTTTTGCGTCATTTCGGACGGTCGTCCAAGGCCAAAGCGGAGTTCCATGATACGCCGTTCCCTGTCAGTCAGCTTGGACAGCGCATCATAGAGCAGTACTTTATCAACCTCATCTTCGAGATTGCGGTAGATGGTGTCCGCCTCGGTGCCAAGAACGTCAGACAAAAGCAACTCGTTTCCATCCCAGTCCACATTCAGAGGTTCGTCAAACGAGACTTCTGACTTTAGTTTATTGTTGCGGCGCAAGTACATCAGAATTTCATTTTCAATGCACCTCGAGGCATAGGTAGCAAGCTTGATTTTCTTGCCTGGGTCAAATGTGTTAACGGCCTTGATGAGGCCAATGGTGCCAATTGAGACCAAGTCCTCAATATGCAACCCGGTGTTCTCAAACTTCCTTGCAATATATACGACA
The Alicyclobacillus curvatus genome window above contains:
- a CDS encoding TraR/DksA C4-type zinc finger protein; this translates as MKDSANVKDVLLKMKQELLDRTSRTGRYGLDAAMRDELGELSMADNHPADVASELFERGKDLGLQRLTEQRLNEVENALVALEEGRYGICQNCGQPIGDERMEANPLAVECIGCRMRQEDLRYDLVRPVEESFLMPFYGRSNLDGSDRNEFDGEDSWQAVARYNQRPGYDEEYDIPVDREHMDDNEGIVDPMDRISNEEYRAQRP
- a CDS encoding YlmC/YmxH family sporulation protein encodes the protein MMRISDLQSKDVVSVGDGKRLGSIGDLEIDTDSGLISALVIPSQGRFFGMVGGGQDYVVPWNQIVKIGTDVILVDLRPLRESGYYLPPQSGKKGTGGY
- the sigG gene encoding RNA polymerase sporulation sigma factor SigG, which codes for MKRTKVEICGVNTSQLPVLTNAEMRELFTALNEGDLTSREKLVNGNLRLVLSVIQRFNNRGEYVDDLFQVGCIGLMKAIDNFDLGQNVRFSTYAVPMIIGEIRRYLRDNNPIRVSRSLRDIAYKALQVRDQLTNQNLREPTIQEISSELSLPKEDVVFALDAIQDPVSLFEPIYHDGGDPIYVMDQIHDDKNLDKSWVEEIAVREAMRRLNDREKKILSMRFFEGKTQMEVAEEIGISQAQVSRLEKAAIQRMQKHVQSDA
- a CDS encoding YggT family protein, which produces MGGVNVLLQIIGTILAVYGYVLIATAIISWIPDLSSTQLGQILDRLSDPYLRIFRRFIPPVQLGGIMLDIAFLVAIIVYFFVERGILSLLYTIAMRIVG
- a CDS encoding YggS family pyridoxal phosphate-dependent enzyme, whose product is MDTKADFERRWMDVSARVTSACERSSRSPDEVRIIGVTKTVDSPTLDFLLDAGVREFGENRWQHARDMLEHPRAKQATWHFIGHLQSNKAKYIVPNFTFIHSVDSALLLSEIEHQARRFDSDIKALIQVNVSGEETKYGADPGEVKALLEASLKCSRTHVIGLMTMAPAGASEPVVRDVFRGLAALREDLQQSLGINSLTELSMGMSDDFEWAIEEGATMIRVGRKLMGG
- a CDS encoding DivIVA domain-containing protein, encoding MPLSPLDIHNKEFSRSFRGYDEDEVDDFLERVIQDYESLIRQNKDLEEDVEQHKEKLRHFTNIEESLSKAIIVAQETAEEVKNNARKEAQLIIKEAEKNADRIVSEALNKSRKIALEVEEVQKHAAIFRARFRSLIQAQLEMLESGDWDKFDREVSTRSESPMREGFTREFASQEG
- the sigE gene encoding RNA polymerase sporulation sigma factor SigE, producing MSMKLRIRLQLLWIRIRLKVNGGAEEIYYVGGSEALPPPLTRDEEAYLLTRLPDGDESVRSMLIERNLRLVVYIARKFENTGLHIEDLVSIGTIGLIKAVNTFDPGKKIKLATYASRCIENEILMYLRRNNKLKSEVSFDEPLNVDWDGNELLLSDVLGTEADTIYRNLEDEVDKVLLYDALSKLTDRERRIMELRFGLGRPSEMTQKDVADLLGISQSYISRLEKRIIKRLRREFNRMV
- the pgeF gene encoding peptidoglycan editing factor PgeF; this encodes MFHRWTGSRVKDDIWLRPAFVDKFVSAGYSFRQGGFSDSPFEGLNLGFHVGDDPQKVAQNRTHVAQCGFGPVDEWVVAKQVHGNGVAVVGQAERSQGALADVLPVPDCDALVTNEPDTTLVVLTADCVPVLFYDPVHHAIGAAHSGWKGTTLHIVQQVILHMNFLYHTEPKDLQVSIGPSIRRCCYEVDDKVAEPVREEFGAQYLVPRFQAPGKYFLSLQACIKSDLRKMGVPTANIDDVGVCTACHTDVLFSHRAENGRTGRQSGLIRLNG